In Wenyingzhuangia fucanilytica, the following are encoded in one genomic region:
- a CDS encoding ribonucleotide-diphosphate reductase subunit beta — MSQVEPILQDDPNRFVIFPIQHQDIWEWYKKQEASIWTAEEIDLHQDVVDWENKLNDDERYFIKHILAFFAASDGIVNENLAENFVSEVQYAEAKFFYGFQIMMENIHSEVYSLLIDTYVKNEEEKNKLFKAIEYFPAIKLKADWALKWIESESFAERLIAFAAVEGIFFSGSFCAIFWMKKRGLLPGLTFSNELISRDEGLHCDFAVHLHNNHIVNKVPKERIKEIIVDALDIEKVFITESLPVSLIGMNAKLMSQYLEFVTDRLLVEFGCERVYNSSNPFDFMDMISLEGKTNFFEKRVSEYQKAGVKSGGTGEISFDADF, encoded by the coding sequence ATGTCTCAAGTTGAACCAATTTTACAAGACGACCCAAATAGATTCGTAATTTTTCCTATCCAACACCAAGATATTTGGGAATGGTATAAAAAACAAGAAGCAAGTATTTGGACGGCTGAAGAAATTGACTTACACCAAGATGTTGTCGATTGGGAAAATAAATTAAATGATGATGAACGCTATTTCATTAAACATATTTTAGCATTCTTTGCTGCATCTGACGGAATTGTAAATGAAAATTTGGCCGAAAACTTTGTAAGCGAAGTTCAATATGCAGAAGCAAAATTCTTCTATGGTTTCCAAATCATGATGGAGAATATCCACTCAGAAGTATATTCTTTGTTGATTGATACTTATGTGAAAAACGAAGAGGAAAAAAACAAACTTTTTAAAGCTATAGAGTATTTCCCAGCAATTAAGTTAAAAGCTGATTGGGCTTTAAAATGGATAGAATCAGAATCTTTTGCAGAGCGTTTAATTGCTTTCGCAGCAGTTGAAGGAATTTTCTTCTCAGGTAGTTTCTGTGCTATTTTCTGGATGAAAAAACGTGGATTATTACCTGGATTAACATTTTCTAATGAATTAATTTCTCGTGATGAAGGATTACACTGTGATTTTGCTGTACACTTACACAACAATCATATTGTAAACAAAGTACCTAAAGAGCGCATTAAAGAAATTATTGTTGATGCTTTAGATATCGAAAAAGTATTTATTACAGAATCTTTACCAGTAAGTTTAATTGGAATGAATGCTAAGTTAATGAGTCAGTACTTAGAATTTGTAACAGATAGACTTTTAGTTGAATTTGGATGCGAAAGAGTGTATAATTCTAGCAATCCTTTCGACTTTATGGATATGATATCATTAGAAGGAAAAACAAACTTCTTTGAAAAAAGAGTTTCTGAGTACCAAAAAGCTGGAGTAAAATCTGGAGGAACAGGTGAAATTAGCTTTGATGCTGATTTCTAA